The Triticum aestivum cultivar Chinese Spring chromosome 7B, IWGSC CS RefSeq v2.1, whole genome shotgun sequence genome window below encodes:
- the LOC123162113 gene encoding probable glutathione S-transferase GSTU6, translating to MAGGGEEKVKLLGTWASPFVLRAQLALSFKGVSFENVDEDLSSKSDLLLRSNPVHKAVPVLIHNGRPVCESLVIVQYVNEAFDGPPLLPADPHERAVARFWAAFIGDKLVAPWHKVFTAKIEEEKAEWMEQTLAAVDVLEGGLKECSRGGSFFGGDNVGYVDVVLGGAVPWVYGTEALSGTRLFDAGRVPLLAAWLERFGALDTVKAVMADIPTRLVELAKKKQAEAAAAATAGDC from the exons ATGGCTGGAGGCGGAGAAGAAAAGGTGAAGCTGCTGGGAACATGGGCGAGCCCGTTCGTCCTGCGAGCGCAGCTCGCGCTCAGCTTCAAGGGTGTGAGCTTCGAGAACGTCGACGAGGACCTCAGCAGCAAGAGCGACCTCCTCCTGCGCTCCAACCCCGTGCACAAGGCGGTGCCAGTGCTCATCCACAACGGCAGGCCCGTCTGCGAGTCGCTGGTCATCGTGCAGTACGTCAACGAGGCCTTCGAcgggccgcccctcctccccgccGACCCCCACGAACGCGCCGTCGCCCGCTTCTGGGCAGCTTTCATCGGAGACAAG CTAGTGGCACCATGGCATAAGGTGTTCACGGCTAAGATCGAGGAGGAGAAGGCCGAGTGGATGGAGCAGACGCTGGCGGCGGTGGATGTCCTGGAGGGGGGCCTCAAGGAATGCTCCAGGGGCGGGAGCTTCTTCGGCGGCGACAACGTCGGGTACGTTGACGTCGTGCTGGGCGGGGCCGTGCCGTGGGTCTACGGGACGGAGGCGCTCTCCGGTACGAGGCTCTTCGATGCCGGTAGGGTCCCGCTCCTGGCGGCGTGGTTGGAGCGCTTCGGCGCGCTGGACACAGTCAAGGCCGTCATGGCAGACATCCCGACGAGACTGGTCGAGCTCGCCAAGAAGAAGCAGGCCGAAGCCGCGGCCGCAGCTACGGCTGGAGATTGCTAA